In a genomic window of Quercus lobata isolate SW786 chromosome 4, ValleyOak3.0 Primary Assembly, whole genome shotgun sequence:
- the LOC115988025 gene encoding uncharacterized protein LOC115988025 isoform X3, which produces MGEHDETGSGLLPNGLLPNEAGSVMRVLGDGDSDRWLKAEKRTEQLIACIQPNPPSEDRRNAVAHYVQRLIRKCFPCEVFTFGSVPLKTYLPDGDIDLTAFSKNQNMKESWAHQVRDMLENEEKNENAEFHVKEVQYIQAEVKIIKCLVENIVVDISFNQLGGLCTLCFLEEVDNLINQNHLFKRSIILIKAWCYYESRILGAHHGLISTYALETLVLYIFHVFNNSFAGPLEVLYRFLEFFSKFDWDNFCVSLWGPVPISSLPDVTAESPRKDGGELLLSKSFLDACSTAYAVLPGGQENQGQPFVSKHFNVIDPLRINNNLGRSVSKGNFFRIRSAFAFGAKRLARLLDCRKEDLFFEVNQFFLNTWDRHGSGHRPDAPRNDLWHLRLSAPDQLHVSESLRSNSSSQRNDIFSGHETQVGGTRGSGSVSSQHGNNSLESFSRTSDVSTVSRTQSQKGYGNPNNSRVSDQIRWEISSNQGAIVDKVQRISKPDNLVNDIQGKFLFARTRSSPELTDTYGEVPSQGRRNRGLESGKSQTSARFDNSRRKNQESDIFASHGIRTEDPASVRHISSRQSLEAAADSNCGSNSYHEETGSGAMGEEFASVVGAQGMHQEEQDLVNMMASSATHNFNGQVQLPLNLASGHFPISSSVLASMECAQRNLSGMVPTNFPLIETPWGINMQFPQGFSSPIAHYFPGMGLTSNPEDSIEPVNENFGSVEMSLGESDNDFWHEQDRGSTVGFDLDNGSSEMLQSDDKLQSTSASHNFDPSFRIGSSSSTRNQQKITKENQGSMRDDHVDTLQYQDNRGNEVYHDDRTSSLRSLPSATPSSVKSKTSSESSFEGSSVKVSKSTREKRGRRTAASVLPSTIVVKGKSTSEHSSTQGDDDNRDWNLPSTMGSELAERSTGAQSVAALHVTRHQVPGFESAQTSGSESLIPIAPMLLGPGSRQRNPDGSGVPTFFYPTGPPVPFVAFPMYNYPTEAGTSDTSMSQFSGEEGLDNSDSSQNFDSSEGLDLREVLSTNSVRSTVPIEPLEHKSDILNSDFASHWQNLLYGRFCQNSRYPAPLIYPSPVMVPPVYLHGRLPSDGPGRPLSNVNLFTQLMSYGPRFVPVAPLQSVSNRPAAVFPRYGDEIPRYRSGTGTYLPNPKLSARDRQSTGARRGNYNYDRSDHHGDREGNWNINSKSRAAGRSHSRTQAEKPNSRSDRLAASESRTDRPWGSHRRDSFPSHQSQNGPVRSNSAQSSPSNVTYGMYPLPTMNPSGVASNGPNIPPLVMLYPYDHNAGGYGSHAEQLEFGSLGPVGLSGVNEVSQLNDGSQLSGAFEIHGVSAQRSSPDQPSSPHLRR; this is translated from the exons ATGGGCGAACATGATGAGACAGGAAGTGGGCTATTGCCAAACGGCCTGCTGCCGAATGAAGCCGGGTCTGTGATGCGAGTGCTCGGTGATGGTGATTCGGACCGATGGTTGAAGGCTGAGAAGAGGACTGAACAGCTCATTGCTTGCATTCAGCCTAACCCGCCTTCTGAAGACCGTAGAAATGCTGTCGCCCATTACGTCCAACGCCTCATCCGTAAATGCTTCCCTTGTGAG GTGTTCACTTTTGGGTCGGTGCCCCTCAAGACTTATTTGCCTGATGGAGACATTGACTTAACAGCCTTCAGTAAGAACCAAAATATGAAGGAATCATGGGCTCATCAAGTCCGTGATATGCTGGAGAATGAGGAGAAGAATGAGAATGCTGAATTTCATGTTAAAGAGGTTCAGTACATTCAGGCAGAA GTGAAGATAATAAAATGTCTTGTGGAAAATATCGTGGTAGACATATCATTCAACCAGCTTGGAGGGTTGTGCACTCTTTGCTTCCTCGAGGAG gttgataatttgataaacCAAAATCATTTATTCAAGCGTAGCATTATATTGATCAAGGCTTGGTGTTATTATGAAAGCCGGATCCTGGGTGCTCACCATGGGCTTATCTCAACTTATGCCTTGGAAACCTTGGTTCTTTACATATTTCATGTCTTCAATAATTCCTTTGCTGGACCACTTGAG GTCCTCTACCGTTTTTTGGAGTTCTTTAGTAAGTTTGATTGGGACAATTTTTGTGTTAGCCTATGGGGTCCTGTACCCATTAGTTCACTTCCAGATGTAACAG CTGAATCTCCTCGAAAAGATGGTGGAGAGTTACTACTCAGCAAATCGTTTCTAGATGCTTGTAGCACAGCATATGCTGTTCTCCCTGGTGGTCAAGAAAATCAGGGGCAACCCTTTGTTTCCAAACATTTTAATGTTATTGATCCGTTGCGTATAAACAACAATCTTGGGCGTAGTGTCAGTAAAG GCAATTTCTTTAGGATACGCAGTGCTTTTGCATTCGGGGCTAAAAGACTGGCAAGATTACTTGATTGCCGTAAAGAAGACCTATTTTTTGAAGTAAATCAGTTCTTTTTGAACACTTGGGACAGACATGGTAGTGGCCATCGTCCTGATGCACCAAGGAATGACTTGTGGCACTTGAGATTGTCGGCCCCGGACCAGTTACATGTGTCCGAGAGTTTAAGGAGCAATTCAAGTAGCCAAAGGAATGACATTTTCTCTGGTCATGAAACTCAAGTCGGTGGGACACGGGGTTCAGGAAGTGTTTCCTCTCAACATGGTAATAATTCCCTGGAAAGTTTCTCTAGAACCAGTGATGTTTCTACAGTCTCTCGTACTCAAAGCCAAAAGGGTTATGGCAACCCAAACAACTCAAGGGTCTCTGATCAGATTAGGTGGGAAATCAGTTCCAATCAAGGTGCAATTGTGGATAAAGTTCAGAGAATTTCCAAACCTGATAACTTGGTCAATGATATACAGGGGAAGTTTCTCTTTGCAAGGACACGTTCTAGCCCTGAGCTTACTGATACATATGGTGAAGTTCCTTCTCAGGGAAGGCGTAACAGAGGCCTAGAAAGTGGGAAAAGCCAAACTTCTGCAAGGTTTGATAATAGCAGGAGGAAAAACCAGGAATCGGATATTTTCGCAAGCCATGGCATTAGAACTGAGGATCCTGCATCTGTTAGGCACATCTCGTCCCGTCAGAGTCTAGAAGCTGCTGCTGATTCAAATTGTGGTTCCAATAGTTACCATGAAGAGACAGGCTCGGGTGCCATGGGCGAGGAGTTTGCTTCTGTTGTGGGGGCACAAGGAATGCATCAGGAGGAGCAAGATCTTGTGAACATGATGGCATCTTCCGCAACTCATAATTTTAATGGACAGGTTCAGCTTCCATTGAATTTGGCATCAGGTCACTTTCCCATCTCATCTTCTGTTCTAGCATCAATGGAATGTGCTCAGAGAAATCTGAGTGGAATGGTTCCCACAAACTTCCCATTGATTGAGACTCCTTGGGGCATAAATATGCAATTTCCACAAGGATTTTCTTCCCCAATAGCTCACTATTTCCCTGGCATGGGATTGACCTCAAATCCTGAAGATTCAATTGAACCtgttaatgaaaattttgggtCAGTGGAAATGAGCCTGGGGGAGTCTGACAATGATTTCTGGCATGAGCAGGACAGGGGCTCTACTGTTGGGTTTGATCTTGATAATGGAAGTTCTGAAATGCTTCAGTCAGATGACAAGCTACAATCAACTTCAGCTAGTCATAATTTTGATCCTTCATTCCGCATTGGTTCTAGCAGCTCTACAAGAAATCAACAgaagattacaaaagaaaaccAAGGTTCAATGAGGGATGATCATGTGGATACTTTGCAGTATCAAGATAACAGAGGGAATGAGGTTTATCATGATGACAGAACTTCAAGTTTGAGATCCTTGCCTTCTGCAACCCCTAGTTCCGTGAAAAGTAAAACCTCTTCTGAGAGTTCTTTTGAAGGATCATCGGTAAAGGTCTCAAAATCGACCAGGGAAAAACGGGGTAGGAGAACTGCTGCTTCTGTACTACCATCTACCATCGTGGTGAAAGGTAAGAGCACGTCTGAACATTCCTCCACTCAGGGAGATGATGACAACAGGGACTGGAATCTACCGTCCACTATGGGTTCTGAACTGGCAGAAAGAAGCACAGGAGCTCAATCTGTTGCTGCTTTACATGTTACAAGGCATCAAGTACCTGGATTCGAATCAGCTCAAACAAGTGGATCAGAGTCGTTGATACCCATTGCTCCAATGCTTTTAGGTCCTGGTTCACGACAAAGAAATCCGGATGGTTCTGGTGTTCCTACCTTCTTTTATCCCACTGGGCCACCAGTTCCTTTTGTTGCATTTCCAATGTACAATTATCCAACTGAGGCAGGAACTTCTGATACATCGATGAGCCAATTCAGTGGGGAAGAGGGGTTGGATAACAGTGATTCTAGTCAAAATTTTGATTCATCTGAGGGACTTGATTTGCGTGAAGTTTTAAGTACTAATTCTGTGAGAAGCACTGTTCCCATTGAGCCATTGGAGCACAAGTCTGATATTCTTAACAGTGACTTTGCTAGCCATTGGCAAAATTTGCTATATGGGCGGTTTTGCCAAAATTCACGATATCCTGCACCTCTGATTTATCCTTCACCTGTTATGGTGCCTCCTGTCTATTTGCATGGCCGTTTACCGTCAGATGGCCCAGGAAGACCTCTTTCAAATGTTAATCTCTTCACGCAGCTTATGAGTTATGGGCCTCGTTTCGTTCCTGTTGCTCCTCTCCAATCTGTCTCAAATAGACCTGCTGCTGTTTTCCCACGTTATGGTGATGAAATTCCCAGATATCGAAGTGGGACTGGGACCTACCTGCCCAATCCT AAGCTTTCTGCTCGGGACCGACAATCGACTGGTGCCAGACGAGGGAATTACAACTATGATAGAAGTGACCACCATGGTGATAGAGAAGGGAACTGGAACATTAATTCAAAGTCACGTGCTGCTGGGCGCAGCCACAGCCGTACCCAAGCTGAAAAGCCAAACTCAAGATCAGACCGGTTGGCGGCAAGTGAGAGCCGAACTGACAGGCCTTGGGGTTCACATAGACGAGACTCATTTCCTTCACACCAGTCTCAGAATGGTCCAGTCCGCTCAAACTCTGCGCAGAGTAGTCCTTCCAATGTGACATATGGCATGTATCCACTACCAACCATGAACCCCAGTGGGGTGGCATCAAATGGACCTAATATTCCACCTCTTGTCATGCTGTATCCTTATGATCATAATGCTGGTGGCTATGGATCACATGCCGAACAGCTTGAGTTTGGGTCTCTTGGACCTGTGGGCCTCTCAGGTGTGAATGAAGTTTCACAACTAAATGATGGAAGCCAACTGAGTGGGGCATTTGagattcatggtgtctcagcTCAACGGTCTTCACCAGATCAACCCTCATCACCTCACCTTCGGAGGTAG